In Quercus robur chromosome 11, dhQueRobu3.1, whole genome shotgun sequence, the following proteins share a genomic window:
- the LOC126704804 gene encoding uncharacterized protein LOC126704804, translating into MTKTTAQQATSEQTKQTTLDKDQMVEAIRKELDEVRSAMKTAINPGGMLKKTSSPFIAKVLECALPLKFKLPQLEIYDGMKDPLDHIGAFKTILDLQQIPDELSDSFVHHFISGEWHKRLTSYLLTVKQQEGETLREYVRRFNEAVLEIDKGDDQVIMMTFQAGLVDPDLTSSLGKTTPTSMADLLFKIQKCVNEEDVLAIKSLTGKQKKDEEIDLQNGKKDCKLNLSDNRTRKTSLETIKKRLNFIPLLMLVDKILIQIKDDLILKWPNPLSSRPKGRNFWKYCRFHEGYGHSIDECRELNGQIRELIQRGKLQEFIKKDY; encoded by the exons ATGACGAAAACCACAGCCCAACAAGCCACCTCTGAACAAACCAAGCAAACCACGCTCGATAAAGATCAGATGGTGGAAGCCATAAGAAAAGAGCTGGATGAGGTAAGGAGTGCTATGAAAACTGCAATAAACCCTGGTGGCATGCTTAAGAAGACAAGCTCACCTTTCATTGCCAAGGTACTCGAGTGCGCTCTTCCCCTCAAGTTCAAACTTCCACAATTGGAGATCTACGACGGCATGAAAGATCCTCTTGATCACATTGGCGCATTCAAAACAATCCTAGACCTTCAACAAATACCAGATGAG TTAAGCGACTCTTTTGTTCATCACTTCATTAGTGGCGAGTGGCACAAAAGGCTCACTTCATACTTGCTGACCGTAAAGCAACAAGAAGGAGAAACCCTAAGGGAATATGTAAGGCGCTTCAACGAGGCAGTGCTAGAGATTGACAAAGGCGATGACCAGGTTATAATGATGACCTTCCAAGCAGGGCTGGTCGATCCAGATCTCACTTCCTCTCTAGGAAAAACCACACCAACGTCAATGGCAGACCTGTTGTTCAAAATCCAGAAGTGTGTGAATGAGGAAGATGTCTTGGCCATCAAGAGCCTAACAGGTAAGCAAAAGAAGGATGAGGAGATTGATTTGCAGAATGGAAAGAAGGACTGTAAACTCAATCTATCAGACAACCGAACTAGAAAGACTAGCCTAGAGACGATAAAGAAGAGATTGAACTTTATACCTCTATTGATGCTTGTTGATAAGATTCTCATACAAATTAAGGACGACCTAATCCTAAAGTGGCCAAACCCCTTAAGCTCGAGGCCAAAAGGCAGAAATTTTTGGAAGTACTGCCGATTCCATGAAGGTTATGGTCATTCCATTGATGAATGTCGTGAATTGAATGGGCAAATTAGGGAACTCATTCAGAGAGGCAAACTCCAAGAGTTCATCAAAAAGGATTATTAG
- the LOC126704805 gene encoding uncharacterized protein LOC126704805, whose translation MNAKDTMLAKEMNGKRKRDEGTSSNHDKKKETRSVGQTTGKKKKLPGKKPKFTNFTPLIMPIEQVLMQIRDDPSLQWPKPISTLVERRDKSKYCRFHQDHEYRTDECKHLKDQVETLIRKGKLQKYIRKIEPHRYQRKDDQDKNQGAGESKPPTGEIKMISGGLIAGRILKSLKKAHGREINSVHSQLPPMKMPKNEEPNIIFLERDDRGIRQPYDDPLVIVLRVEEFNIHRVFIDNGSANIIYLFAFHLASGKLHRG comes from the coding sequence ATGAATGCAAAAGACACAATGCTTGCAaaagaaatgaatggaaaaaggaagagagatgaagGAACAAGCAGCAATCacgataaaaagaaagagacacgAAGTGTTGGGCAAACAacagggaaaaagaagaaacttcCAGGCAAGAAGCCAAAGTTCACTAACTTTACTCCTTTAATAATGCCAATTGAGCAGGTCCTAATGCAGATAAGGGACGATCCCTCCCTGCAATGGCCAAAGCCAATCAGCACTCTAGTAGAAAGAAGAGACAAAAGCAAGTACTGCAGATTCCACCAGGACCACGAGTATCGCACCGACGAGTGTAAGCATTTGAAAGATCAAGTGGAGACTTTGATCCGAAAAGGAAAGTTACAGAAGTATATCAGGAAAATAGAGCCCCACAGATACCAACGGAAGGACGATCAGGACAAAAATCAGGGAGCAGGAGAAAGCAAACCTCCTACAGGAGAGATAAAGATGATCTCAGGAGGACTAATAGCAGGCAGAATATTGAAATCCCTAAAAAAAGCCCATGGAAGAGAAATAAATAGTGTCCATTCGCAGCTCCCTCCAATGAAGATGCCAAAGAATGAGGAGcctaatattattttcttagaGAGAGATGATCGTGGCATTAGGCAACCCTATGACGATCCATTAGTAATCGTGCTTAGAGTAGAAGAATTCAACATCCACCGGGTGTTCATTGACAACGGCTCAGCAAATATCATCTACTTGTTTGCATTTCACCTCGCCTCTGGTAAGCTTCACAGGGGATAG
- the LOC126706814 gene encoding vacuolar iron transporter homolog 1-like, which translates to MASANQIHDLPSVKPLDIEQQTQEEVQEIKVFDYAKRAQWLRAAVLGANDGLLSTASLMMGVGAVKKDVKTMILTGIAGLVAGACSMAIGELVSVYSQYDIEMAQMKREDMGAEELDAGKEKLPNPWQAAGASALAFAVGALVPLLGAAFVKDYAVRVGVVIAVVSLALIAFGSFGALLGKAPVVKSSLRVLIGGWLAMGLTYGLTKLVGSAGL; encoded by the coding sequence ATGGCATCTGCCAATCAAATCCATGACCTACCCTCTGTTAAACCTTTAGATATTGAACAACAAACCCAAGAAGAAGTACAAGAAATCAAAGTTTTCGATTATGCAAAGAGAGCACAGTGGCTTAGAGCTGCTGTGTTGGGTGCCAATGATGGGTTACTTTCCACAGCTTCACTCATGATGGGAGTTGGAGCTGTGAAAAAGGATGTTAAGACGATGATCCTCACTGGGATTGCTGGGTTAGTTGCTGGAGCTTGTAGCATGGCTATAGGAGAGCTTGTCTCGGTTTACTCACAATATGATATTGAAATGGCTCAAATGAAGAGAGAGGACATGGGAGCCGAGGAGCTAGATGCTGGGAAAGAGAAATTACCAAATCCATGGCAAGCAGCTGGAGCATCAGCACTTGCATTTGCTGTGGGGGCTTTGGTACCATTACTTGGGGCTGCCTTTGTAAAGGACTATGCTGTGAGAGTAGGGGTAGTCATAGCGGTTGTGAGCTTGGCTTTGATAGCTTTTGGGAGCTTTGGTGCTTTGCTTGGAAAGGCACCTGTGGTGAAGTCCTCTTTAAGGGTGTTGATTGGGGGCTGGTTGGCAATGGGACTTACTTATGGCTTAACCAAGCTTGTTGGTTCTGCTGGACTCTAA